Proteins co-encoded in one Rhopalosiphum maidis isolate BTI-1 chromosome 2, ASM367621v3, whole genome shotgun sequence genomic window:
- the LOC113553164 gene encoding DCN1-like protein 4: protein MARKRRSTTEINTAENASVPKRRYTSAQRTHLDEMMVFNHKKCLSWYHKYTNDVGELGPEGMEKFCMDIGVDPEDLVMLVLAWKMNAKSMGYFSSAEWLKGLTELQCDSVKKLQSKLESLRLCFNDPLAFKSIYRYAYDFARDKDQRSMDIETAKLMLNLLLGKQWKLYPLFAKFIDQSKYRVINKDQWCNILEFSRSITTDLANYDIDGAWPVMLDEFVDWLKNSNS, encoded by the exons ATGGCAAGAAAACGACGTAGCACAACTGAAATAAATACAGCTGAAAATGCTTCAGTTCCAAAACGTCGTTATACTAG tgcACAAAGAACTCATCTTGATGAAATGAtggtttttaatcataaaaaatgtctttcgtggtatcataaatatacaaacgaTGTAGGCGaactag GACCCGAAGGCATGGAAAAATTTTGTATGGATATTGGGGTTGATCCAGAAGATTTAGTTATGCTTGTTTTGGCTTGGAAAATGAATGCTAAATCAATGGGATATTTTTCTAGTGCTGAATGGTTAAAGGGTCTTACAGAattaca atGTGATTCAGTTAAAAAACTTCAAAGTAAATTGGAATCTTTAAGGTTGTGTTTTAATGATCCATTAGCtttcaaaagtatttatagaTATGCATATGATTTTGCAAGA gataAAGATCAACGAAGTATGGATATAGAAACtgcaaaattaatgttaaatttattacttggGAAACAATGGAAACTTTACCCATTATTTGCTAAATTTATAGATCAATCCAAGTAtagagttattaataaagatcAATGGTGcaatatattagaattttcACGATCTATCACTACAGATTTGGCAAATTATGACATAGATGGAGctt ggCCTGTTATGTTAGACGAGTTTGTGGACTGGTTAAAGAATAGTAACAGCTGA